One Carassius auratus strain Wakin chromosome 16, ASM336829v1, whole genome shotgun sequence genomic window carries:
- the LOC113116583 gene encoding iroquois-class homeodomain protein irx-2-like: MSYPQGYLYQPPGSLALYSCPLAAPRSEELARSSSGSAFSPYPGSAAFTASANAFSSPLPYSTDPATGFPSYMGSPYDAHTTGMAGAISYHPYGSPGYPYQLNDPAYRKNATRDATATLKAWLQEHRKNPYPTKGEKIMLAIITKMTLTQVSTWFANARRRLKKENKMTWAPRTKSEDEDEDDGDGERKDERTDKNTDNSEASAEDEGIGLHLTDHSCSVESDGEKVTCRTGDRVCDSGPDIKDKCDSGDLDTGLEDRQRAPTPEPLTSSPLTAVEAPLLTHHHRENSTNKTCLDGQNQSVKPKLWSLAEIATSDPKQQQNCPPGVGLLTSPASSASPAGAVYPATSILGRPLYYTSPFYSRPNYTNYGSFSPLQGQGILRYNSSAEGLLRAEPLLKTSPNQTEQHFRASGADSKKDPSEVFTVRSQSYLSS, translated from the exons ATGTCCTATCCTCAGGGTTACCTCTACCAGCCCCCGGGCTCCCTGGCGCTCTACTCCTGTCCGCTGGCCGCCCCGAGGAGCGAGGAGCTGGCCCGGTCCTCGTCCGGTTCAGCGTTCAGCCCGTACCCCGGATCTGCGGCGTTCACAGCCTCGGCCAACGCTTTCTCCAGCCCTCTGCCCTACTCCACAGATCCAGCCACGGGATTCCCGTCCTACATG GGCTCTCCGTATGACGCGCACACCACGGGAATGGCAGGAGCCATCAGTTATCACCCGTACGGGAGTCCCGGTTACCCGTACCAGCTCAACGACCCCGCGTACCGGAAAAACGCCACGCGGGACGCGACGGCGACGCTAAAAGCGTGGCTCCAGGAGCACAGGAAAAACCCCTATCCCACTAAAGGAGAGAAGATCATGCTGGCCATCATCACCAAGATGACCCTCACGCAGGTGTCCACCTGGTTCGCCAACGCCAGAAGAAGACTCAAGAAGGAGAACAAGATGACATGGGCTCCACGGACTAAAAGTGAGGATGAGGACGAGGACGACGGCGACGGGGAGAGAAAAGACGAGCGCACGGATAAAAACACGGACAACAGTGAAGCGTCTGCTGAGGACGAAG GCATCGGTTTGCACCTGACAGATCACTCGTGCTCGGTAGAATCTGACGGAGAGAAGGTCACGTGCAGAACCGGAGACCGGGTCTGTGATTCTGGACCCGATATCAAGGACAAATGTGACTCTGGTGATCTGGACACGGGCCTCGAGGACAGGCAGAGAGCCCCGACACCCGAGCCGCTGACCTCCTCCCCTCTGACCGCGGTGGAGGCCCCTCTCTTGACCCATCATCACCGAGAGAACAGCACCAACAAAACATGTCTGGACGGTCAAAACCAAAGCGTCAAGCCTAAGCTGTGGTCATTAGCCGAGATCGCCACTTCAGACCCAAAGCAGCAGCAGAACTGTCCCCCGGGCGTTGGCCTTCTGACCTCCCCGGCGTCCAGCGCGTCTCCGGCGGGCGCAGTGTACCCCGCCACCTCTATATTAGGAAGACCGCTTTATTACACCTCGCCGTTTTATAGTAGGCCTAATTACACAAACTATGGCAGCTTCAGCCCGCTGCAGGGCCAGGGGATACTGCGATATAACTCATCTGCTGAGGGACTCCTCCGAGCCGAGCCTCTGCTGAAGACCAGTCCGAACCAGACCGAGCAGCACTTCCGGGCCTCCGGCGCAGACTCCAAAAAAG acCCCAGCGAGGTGTTCACAGTAAGATCCCAGTCATACCTGTCGAGTTAA